The following proteins come from a genomic window of Ictidomys tridecemlineatus isolate mIctTri1 chromosome 9, mIctTri1.hap1, whole genome shotgun sequence:
- the LOC144366803 gene encoding adherens junction-associated protein 1-like isoform X5 yields MWIQHLLGLSSMSIHWPGRSLGSHAWILIAMLQLAVDFPSCESLGPGPEFHLLPRPPQRPPRLWSLRSGQPSRLPAPVWSPRAPRAERAHGQMPRARRAHRPRDQVASLVPRGGLAKPPAAAKSSPSLTSSSSSSSSAVAGGAPEHQSLLRRGKRHVQDTGLSGFDFRGSRPTTETEFIAWGPTGDEEAPEANTFPGVFGPTTVPILQTRKTTVATTTIAATTATSISLQTEGVTASPDPRRRIPAGASTTEPSPRPSNNGKDSKPPRILGETSGVTPVPSPQEWPA; encoded by the exons ATGTGGATTCAACACCTTTTAGGACTCAG CTCCATGTCCATCCACTGGCCGGGCCGCTCCCTTGGAAGCCATGCTTGGATCCTGATAGCCATGCTGCAGCTTGCTGTGGATTTCCCGTCCTGTGAGTCCCTGGGCCCAGGCCCCGAGTTCCACCTCCTGCCCCGACCACCGCAGAGGCCCCCGCGGCTGTGGAGCCTGAGGAGTGGACAGCCGTCTCGGCTCCCTGCCCCTGTGTGGAGCCCTCGGGCGCCCCGGGCGGAGCGGGCCCATGGGCAGATGCCCCGTGCCAGGAGAGCCCACAGGCCCAGAGACCAGGTGGCCTCCCTCGTGCCCAGAGGGGGTCTCGCCAAGCCCCCAGCTGCTGCCAAATCCAGCCCAtccctcacttcctcctcctcgtcctcatCCTCCGCGGTGGCCGGAGGGGCCCCCGAGCACCAGAGTCTCCTGCGGCGGGGGAAGAGGCACGTGCAGGACACTGGTCTCAGTGGCTTCGACTTCAGGGGCAGCAGGCCCACGACAGAGACAGAGTTCATCGCCTGGGGGCCCACGGGGGACGAGGAGGCCCCGGAGGCCAACACTTTCCCAGGCGTGTTTGGCCCCACCACGGTCCCCATCTTACAAACACGGAAGACGACTGTGGCCACCACCACCATCGCTGCCACCACGGCCACCTCCATCTCGCTGCAGACCGAGGGGGTCACTGCCTCCCCGGATCCCCGGAGAAGGATCCCCGCTGGGGCTAGCACAACGGAGCCTTCTCCCAGGCCCAGCAACAACGGGAAAGACAGCAAGCCCCCCCGGATTCTGGGGGAGACCTCAG